From the Candidatus Bathyarchaeia archaeon genome, one window contains:
- a CDS encoding archaellin/type IV pilin N-terminal domain-containing protein — protein MNSKTLLKSRRGISPILATLLLIVIAVAAIVVTYAWIMTYMSSAGQQAGVQLVLDTVSWPENGTIILYVRNVGTSDATIDAVYIGTSSANLAPYTNVTYNPNSRKVTADGGVITITINGYHWHSGVLYYFKVVPKTGAPLEFSRRAP, from the coding sequence ATGAACTCAAAAACCTTGTTAAAGTCTAGGAGAGGTATATCCCCAATCCTTGCAACACTTCTGCTAATCGTTATAGCCGTGGCAGCTATAGTTGTAACCTACGCTTGGATAATGACCTATATGAGCAGCGCTGGACAGCAAGCCGGTGTACAACTAGTCCTCGACACGGTAAGCTGGCCCGAGAATGGGACAATAATACTGTATGTGCGGAATGTTGGGACATCAGATGCCACAATAGATGCAGTGTACATAGGCACGTCGTCAGCGAATCTGGCACCATATACCAATGTGACCTACAATCCAAATTCACGGAAGGTCACGGCGGATGGAGGCGTAATAACAATAACGATAAACGGCTACCATTGGCATAGTGGGGTGCTCTATTACTTCAAGGTTGTTCCAAAGACCGGTGCTCCGTTGGAATTCAGCAGAAGAGCTCCATAG